The nucleotide window TCAATATCTTGGCATAACAGAGTTGAACCAGTTCGCTGTGTAGTCAGAATAACGATAAGGTTATTTTTAATCTGTCTCAGGTCAACGCTTGAGGCACATCCCGCGTAATCCGCAAACTTTACCTTTAACCTATTAAATTGAACTTCTTTATCAATCAGCAATTGCGCCAATGCCACCAAAGTGCTCACTCAAAGGTTCATTAACCTTAGCATGCTAAACCAAGGAATCAAACAACTTTAACGTTTATGGTTTCAACCAATAGCTCTGAACTCTTGTCATCATTCAATAAGTCCAAGCGGAAGGAATTCGCTTTGAGCATAGAACACCAGGTGGATTAATCCCCAAAAGTGATATGGCCTAAGAGTCTTAAAAATTAGACAGTAATCGAACCAAGTTGTTTAAGCGGCTACAATATCTTAGATAGACAGGATTGCTTAAGTAGAAAAACCGTTTTTCGAGAGAGCTTTCTCTTCCCTTTAGCAACTCAACATGAATACATTCTCTCGTCAATGCATTCAAATTGCCAGAAGACCGCCCCTCCAACGAGAAAAATATTAAAAATATAATTAATTGGCAGTAATTTTTTGCAGGTCGGAGTAATTCATATCATTCCGACAAGTCACTAAACGCAAAACGCTATTATTGAGAAGTGGTAATGCGACAGCGCTTTCAAAAGCAGCCATTATTCAAGATTTTCAAAACTAATTCCTAATATTTTGAAGCATATACTCTAGATACCCAAATTCTACGCAATCTTCATAATATATTTCACGAACTTGCTGAAAAGAAGCATCTGAATAAGTACGTTTAGCGGGATAAATTTTTCTTTTTCTGTCATGTCTTATGTTAAACTGCTCGCCAACAAAATCAAACATACCGCTAGGATCTGAAAGTTCTTCTAACTTTTGAATATATAGCGGATTGGCACATGTGCTAGGTTTTATAAATTTTATAGATGGACGCATATGCATACAATTTAAATAGCTCTTTGGATCCTCACAAAAAGATTCTAAGAATAGTGAAAAATTACCATTAAATTTACCGACTAAATCTTCTTTGTATTTCATGTCAATAACATTACCACATCCGCCTTCTGATAAATAATAAAAAGCAGACGCGAGTCGATCCCACGGGTTACGACATAGAACCAAAACACGATATTTATGTGAATAAGGCTCAACCATTTGGATCATTTTTGAGTAACTTCTATGACCCAAGACTTTATGAGAAAAAAGACCGCTATTATCGATCGATGTTCCACCACACTTAGGGATATGAACAAACATTAGATGTTTCTTCATGCATATTTGCGCAGTCTCTATTTGTTCTGATTTCAATTTATCCAACCGGCTCTTTAAAACTTTACCATTAGGACGATATTTATGACATAGTTCTAACAGGGCTATTGATTGACTTTTCTCGATTTTGGACATAAGGAATGCTGCATCACGAATCATATCTATCTCATCTTCGGTTGGAGTTTTTAGTGCTTGGAGAGTACGATTTTGGTGAGAATAACCCAAACTGTCTCGCGTATCGAGTAATGGATATCGAGTTACATAACCCATTAAATATGGAGTAGTATCGAGCAAATCACGTGCATTCTTATTTTTTATATTAAAACCAATTGATTTTGTACCAATATCAGATTTAGATGCTGTTAACAAGGAGAGAATGCAATCGATGTTAGAGCCTGCACCTCTAGGTGCTATTGAAGGTATGCCGCGAGTATTTATAAATTTTTTCAACTTGTCAAGCCCTTTATTGGTTAAAATGTAACCATCTGTTCCAGACCAATGCCGAAGTGGTGAACTGGCTCCAAGCCCTTTAGGCAAGAAATTATAATTATTGTTCATAATACTGTAAAGATCTGATTTTTTTACAAATAAGTCTAAAACCGGAAAAGAATATGGGGGGCGATTTCCGGAAGTAATGTACAGTTTTTCCGAAGATCTTCCATTGATAAATACAATATCCGCATCAGATGGTATATTGGCCGCAATATGTGGGAAAAGATTTTTAGCATAAGGCATCAGGATTGCATCATCCTCTAATACACACAAGTAACCATCTTCATCAATCTCTGATTGATCCCAAAGTTTGTAATGTGACAAAGTGCATCCCATATGTCCTAAATCTGAAGCAGTAAGAGTGCCTTTGATATGTGAATTATAGAAACGTTCAGATTCAATATCGAAATCTTGTGATCGTGCATTAGTCCCTTCAAATATTGAAACATGCTTGTCTAGGGGCCATGAATTGTAGAAATCAAAAATGCGACCAGAATTCTTCAGAGATATGACTTTGAAATCAAAATTGTCAGGCATCTTGTTGTCACCTGAAGGGGTATGGCAGTCATAAATCATTCCCATCAGTACCGCAGTGATGGCATGAAAAGTATCACCTAATGCCGGCGATGCCGACAATTGATTCAACAAAATATTTTTTTCAGATGTATTTAAAACGGAGCTAATATCAATAATATGCTTGTAGATTGCGCCAACACTAGAGAACGACATGTTTTTGATGAGAAAGAAGTTACTAATTTGATATGTTGGGCAGGCGGCGGCATGACTTACCAAGCTAAGCTGAGCTTAACACCAGAAGATTTGCGACAGCCTATTGTAGCAAACGCAAGAAATATCTAGAAATATCTCCAGCGAGAGAGAGAACAAAAAGAAGAGCATTTTATTGAAGGATCAAATAATCTCAACACCTTTCAACCACCCAAAATGCTTCGCATATACATTAGAGCTGCGTTTAATCATCTGCGCATCACTACAACCCAATTGCTTTCCCTCTGTTAAAACATTCTGCAAATCAGCAGAAATTCCATTGTAAGCAGACTGAATTTGTTGATGAAAATTATAGCCAAAGCAGGATGAGAAAAATTCTGACTCGGTTAATGCTCGTTCAAAAGTTTCATTAGCGTTATAGTCATGCGAGTGCTTAACAACAGCATCTCTAACATAAAGTTTTTCATATCCATTTCTGATCAGCATATCGGCCCATAATTGATCTTCACCATAGGGAACACAAGGCAACGGCAATGAGCGCCAAACACTCTTGCGCAAACAACTGTTGTTATCGCTATAAAAGTGAAGGATTTTTCTCCAACCCTCATCATCTTCAACAACCGATTCTCGATCAGTCGTAAGAGACATCACCACCGGCAGTTGATCAAAACCTTTGAAATGATTTTTCAGTTCTTGATGAGTAAACGGATCAGCATCATCATGAGCAACATGCCGTCCAAATGCGCCAGCAGCATTTGGTGTTGACTCTAGTGCGTTCACTAAGTTATAAAGCCATTTGTCGTTGGCTGGAATAGCATCTTGGGTAATAAACGCTACGAATTCAGCGTTGCTTAGATCAACGCCGACGTTGCGGGTATAACCATGTTGAAACTCGCCCTTGGGTATTTGATAAAGATCTAAAGCTGGAAGACGATCACTAAACTTGTTGCAAATCCGAAATGTTTCATCCTGGCTTCCACTGTCAATAATCACACATTGAAACTCCCAAGGAGTTTGTTGCGCTTCAACAGACTCAAGAACTTGTTCTAATAAGGGACCTGCATTGTAGGTCGGAATAACAATCGAAGCCTTGTAAGGTTTAGCAGGATCGTTGTGGCTATTTTGATGAATTTTTTCTATTGAATAAGAATTTTTTGGTTCATGAGTGTCTCTCTCAGACAAGCGATCAATCAAAGCCCTTTCAAAATCATCACCTGCGCGTTCCCAGCTGAACTGCACAACCCATTCATAGGCCGCCAATGCCTGTTGCTGCAATAGCTGTGGATCTCTTGAATAATGATTCAGAGTATTCGCAATTGTTTGCGCACAAGGCGCCATCAATTGAATCACATTCTCAGGATAAATGGCTCTCGTGCTCTCTACATTTAAATCAAAGACTGGTAGTCCCGCAGCCATCATTTCTTGAGGCAAGAGCGAATAATTGGTCGCCGAAAAACTCAAGCCAATGGTACAAAATTGATAGAGTTTAGCAAGTTGCTCGTGATCGAGAATGCCATAATTGACAGCCTTATAGCTTGGATTGATATCAAGATCTTCATCACCAAAAAAGTGAACCACAAAATTAGCACTTAGTTTCGACAACTGTTCCAAAGACTCAAGCGCGAGTTCGACGCAACGCCGCTCAGTATGACAACGTGCATACACTGCAATATGCACCGTATAGCAATCAGCATTAAGTTCTTGATACTTAGATTGAATCTTTTTTTCACTGGTCTTGTAAATATTGTGATCGTATGCAAGCCACAAAAAGCGGCTCCAACGTTGGTACTTATCTGTCATTAGCTTGTCAAGCCATGGGCTCGCACAGATACAAGCCAAATCGTATTGGTAGGTGTGTTCTGCCAAAACAGAGCTCGTTCCTCGAGCATAGAAGTAGGGTTCATAATCTTGAATGAAATAATAATGAGCCTGGAACCCCTTAGATTGTCGAACAAAATCAACTGTTTGCCAGCCTGTAGCAACGATGCAATCTCCAGAAGCATAGTGAAATGAAGAATCTAATGGTAATACTTTGGCTCTTATAGGCTGATAGAACTTGACAACATCTTCTCTCAAGTCAGCTGAATGATTAGACCGTTCTGGATTAATAACCCAAACACACACACGATGACCTTTCTCTTCCAAATGACGAATCATTCGGAAAATCGTCATATGACCACCACCACCTTTTGAGAAATCAGGAATAACAAAATGGATGCTCATTGAGCTAAAGTCATCATCAGAGCCACATATCGACCACAATTTTTTGGGATCAAAATAAGGAGTATTTTGAAAATTTTCAGCTGCAAGAGCTTGACTATGTCGATGAATATTCTGGGGAGGGAGTAAAACCCCATGGCCAAATTCACTGATCAGAGAATCCTTGATATCAATGGCTGATTGTGAATGGTCATGATTGCCAGACAGAACATTGCAACATACATAATGGTACAAAGGATTTAGCCCACAAGTTTTCTGCAAAGATAAATATTCTTTACTGGAAAAATCAGGAGAGGGATCAACATAGACGTCAGCCGCCGGAGCTTCTTTCCAGCCAAATTCCAAATAATGATCAAGGCCATTAATGAGAGTAGGATCAAGATCTTTACGTTGAGAGAAATAAAAATCTTGATCAAAATACTCACTACATCGCGACCTCATTGCCGATAATTTAGGACCTCCATCATGAGCAATTGCCTCTAAAAAACTCAATCCATTATAAAGCTTGTTTCTGAGCAAATATCTTGCTGCATGCCTTAAATCATCCCCCATAAAATCTTGCCAGACAAAACAATTGATCTCTCCAGTTAAATATTGATCAACGGAGTCATCGTAGTTCCAAAATCTTTCTGCAAGGTCGTTTAAATCAATTTCCGCATCTCCATTCTGACAAAGTTTTAAGCGAGCTTCTTCAAACAAGAGGTGTCCAAATAACTCAACCGCAACTTGTTTCTGAAGGTCGTCCTTACTTTCTAGCCTTTTAATCGCTTCGAATGCTGTTTCCGTTGCATTGATATCTGCTGAACTGGATATAATATTGCTCCAATGCTGGTTAGCACGCTTCCAATCTTCAGCCTTGCAAGCCAAGCGGGCAAAATTATCTTCGATCCAAGGGTTGTAATCAACTTCGACCGCTGTCAACAACAAAACCAAGAGACTTTGTTCAGTCTTACTCGCCTCTCTAAATTGAATTGCTAATGCAAGGCATTGATCGACTGAGGCCTGGGGCTTCCTAACAGATGCATATTCTGTTTTATTTTTCAAAGAAAAATATCTTTTGCGAAGATAATCGGCATTGGCATAGTTAGCGAAATAAGATTTGATCTTTGCAATTTCGCCCTGGTGATCATTGATAGCCTTGCGCAGGTGCTCTTGCGTTTCATCAGGCTGAAGGAATTGCAGCAGA belongs to Synechococcus sp. WH 7805 and includes:
- a CDS encoding glycosyltransferase family 25 protein, with protein sequence MSFSSVGAIYKHIIDISSVLNTSEKNILLNQLSASPALGDTFHAITAVLMGMIYDCHTPSGDNKMPDNFDFKVISLKNSGRIFDFYNSWPLDKHVSIFEGTNARSQDFDIESERFYNSHIKGTLTASDLGHMGCTLSHYKLWDQSEIDEDGYLCVLEDDAILMPYAKNLFPHIAANIPSDADIVFINGRSSEKLYITSGNRPPYSFPVLDLFVKKSDLYSIMNNNYNFLPKGLGASSPLRHWSGTDGYILTNKGLDKLKKFINTRGIPSIAPRGAGSNIDCILSLLTASKSDIGTKSIGFNIKNKNARDLLDTTPYLMGYVTRYPLLDTRDSLGYSHQNRTLQALKTPTEDEIDMIRDAAFLMSKIEKSQSIALLELCHKYRPNGKVLKSRLDKLKSEQIETAQICMKKHLMFVHIPKCGGTSIDNSGLFSHKVLGHRSYSKMIQMVEPYSHKYRVLVLCRNPWDRLASAFYYLSEGGCGNVIDMKYKEDLVGKFNGNFSLFLESFCEDPKSYLNCMHMRPSIKFIKPSTCANPLYIQKLEELSDPSGMFDFVGEQFNIRHDRKRKIYPAKRTYSDASFQQVREIYYEDCVEFGYLEYMLQNIRN
- a CDS encoding glycosyltransferase, with amino-acid sequence MIATLRAFLVNSSRALGVEPQHLNDPAADGDVQTALLKDVIALREAGDADRSLLLLEAAMEAGLVSDWVEANRARALLALGREQEALPLLELLSACGTEAVAASAKELLLEHWKQTSQSDSDAEGEQEEPAVDGEEEQETLIANDRPIDHLFTNSHRSVSAINQQKFSSIEEKFSSLLTFGRQESHCDFSLIDAYLQHASDKDLHHTVLEQAIALRETGHFQESIMILDCAWQAGIQSEWIIDNKVRVLLSLGDVESASSLLQFLQPDETQEHLRKAINDHQGEIAKIKSYFANYANADYLRKRYFSLKNKTEYASVRKPQASVDQCLALAIQFREASKTEQSLLVLLLTAVEVDYNPWIEDNFARLACKAEDWKRANQHWSNIISSSADINATETAFEAIKRLESKDDLQKQVAVELFGHLLFEEARLKLCQNGDAEIDLNDLAERFWNYDDSVDQYLTGEINCFVWQDFMGDDLRHAARYLLRNKLYNGLSFLEAIAHDGGPKLSAMRSRCSEYFDQDFYFSQRKDLDPTLINGLDHYLEFGWKEAPAADVYVDPSPDFSSKEYLSLQKTCGLNPLYHYVCCNVLSGNHDHSQSAIDIKDSLISEFGHGVLLPPQNIHRHSQALAAENFQNTPYFDPKKLWSICGSDDDFSSMSIHFVIPDFSKGGGGHMTIFRMIRHLEEKGHRVCVWVINPERSNHSADLREDVVKFYQPIRAKVLPLDSSFHYASGDCIVATGWQTVDFVRQSKGFQAHYYFIQDYEPYFYARGTSSVLAEHTYQYDLACICASPWLDKLMTDKYQRWSRFLWLAYDHNIYKTSEKKIQSKYQELNADCYTVHIAVYARCHTERRCVELALESLEQLSKLSANFVVHFFGDEDLDINPSYKAVNYGILDHEQLAKLYQFCTIGLSFSATNYSLLPQEMMAAGLPVFDLNVESTRAIYPENVIQLMAPCAQTIANTLNHYSRDPQLLQQQALAAYEWVVQFSWERAGDDFERALIDRLSERDTHEPKNSYSIEKIHQNSHNDPAKPYKASIVIPTYNAGPLLEQVLESVEAQQTPWEFQCVIIDSGSQDETFRICNKFSDRLPALDLYQIPKGEFQHGYTRNVGVDLSNAEFVAFITQDAIPANDKWLYNLVNALESTPNAAGAFGRHVAHDDADPFTHQELKNHFKGFDQLPVVMSLTTDRESVVEDDEGWRKILHFYSDNNSCLRKSVWRSLPLPCVPYGEDQLWADMLIRNGYEKLYVRDAVVKHSHDYNANETFERALTESEFFSSCFGYNFHQQIQSAYNGISADLQNVLTEGKQLGCSDAQMIKRSSNVYAKHFGWLKGVEII